One Mangrovimonas cancribranchiae DNA segment encodes these proteins:
- the folE gene encoding GTP cyclohydrolase I FolE, with protein sequence MLYKHFEEYNMQVTDDVKDRYKHIIEDLGEDTSRQGLLKTPERASKAMQFLTQGYHQDAAEILRSAMFDESYNEMVIVKDIELYSLCEHHMLPFFGKAHIAYIPNGKIVGLSKIPRIVDVFARRLQVQERLTEQILDCINDTLKPQGVAVVIEASHMCMMMRGVQKQNSVTTTSGFRGQFEKIETRNEFLKLISEKLS encoded by the coding sequence ATGTTATATAAACATTTTGAAGAGTATAATATGCAAGTAACCGACGATGTTAAAGATCGTTATAAACATATTATAGAAGATTTAGGAGAAGATACATCTAGACAAGGATTATTAAAAACACCCGAACGGGCCTCGAAAGCTATGCAGTTTCTAACACAAGGGTATCATCAAGATGCAGCTGAAATTTTACGTAGTGCCATGTTTGATGAATCGTACAACGAGATGGTAATCGTAAAAGATATCGAGTTGTACTCGTTATGCGAACACCATATGTTGCCATTTTTTGGGAAAGCTCATATAGCTTATATCCCAAATGGAAAAATAGTAGGCCTAAGTAAAATACCTAGAATTGTTGATGTTTTTGCAAGACGCTTACAAGTTCAAGAACGCCTTACCGAACAAATATTAGATTGTATAAACGATACTTTAAAACCTCAAGGTGTTGCCGTAGTTATAGAAGCTTCGCATATGTGTATGATGATGCGTGGCGTACAAAAACAAAATTCTGTGACAACTACTTCAGGGTTTAGAGGGCAATTTGAAAAAATTGAAACCCGCAATGAATTTTTAAAACTTATTAGTGAAAAGCTGTCTTAA
- a CDS encoding heparan-alpha-glucosaminide N-acetyltransferase domain-containing protein, whose protein sequence is MKTQNIKYRITSIDALRGLVMLIMLVDHVRERVFLHAQVLDPMDISTTNTGLFFTRLSAHICAPVFIFLTGLSAWLYENPNNKPKRSARAFLFKRGLFIIVLEITIINFSWFGYYETLYLQVMWAIGLSMLFLAAIIKLPNIYIALIGGVIIFGHNALSGIEFNSNDWFYNIWTILHDRGMLNTNNFANIKVSYPVLPWLGLICIGYFSGSIYNQNIKPNQRFKILRIVSISCLGLLVILRGFNFYGETLAWKTQDTITKTIMSFLNYTKYPPSLDFLLFTMAIGTYLLVIFEKYESKTTDILKTFGGSPMFFYVLHLYVLLALYNILLVIFGKNKGNYFGVDNLWLVWLIAVILSFLMYLPVKKFGEYKRKSKSKWIKYF, encoded by the coding sequence ATGAAAACACAAAATATTAAATATCGCATAACATCAATCGATGCTCTTCGTGGATTAGTCATGTTAATTATGTTAGTCGATCATGTTAGAGAACGCGTCTTTTTACACGCTCAAGTATTAGATCCTATGGATATATCAACAACAAATACTGGGCTATTTTTTACAAGATTGTCAGCTCATATATGTGCTCCTGTATTTATTTTTCTTACAGGACTTTCAGCATGGTTATATGAAAACCCTAATAATAAGCCAAAACGCTCGGCTAGGGCTTTTCTTTTTAAAAGAGGGCTTTTTATTATTGTTTTAGAAATTACAATTATCAACTTTTCTTGGTTTGGTTATTATGAAACCCTGTACTTACAAGTTATGTGGGCTATTGGTCTTAGTATGCTCTTTCTTGCAGCTATAATTAAATTACCTAATATATATATAGCACTCATTGGAGGTGTTATTATTTTTGGACATAATGCATTGTCGGGTATCGAGTTTAATAGTAATGATTGGTTTTATAATATTTGGACCATTTTACACGACCGCGGTATGCTAAACACTAATAATTTTGCTAATATTAAAGTTTCATATCCTGTATTGCCATGGCTTGGTTTAATATGCATTGGTTACTTTTCAGGTTCTATTTATAACCAAAATATTAAACCTAATCAAAGATTTAAAATACTTAGAATTGTCTCAATATCTTGCTTAGGTTTATTAGTGATTTTAAGAGGGTTTAATTTTTATGGTGAAACCCTAGCATGGAAAACACAAGATACTATTACAAAAACTATAATGTCTTTTTTAAACTATACTAAATATCCACCATCGTTAGATTTTCTATTATTTACAATGGCTATAGGAACTTACTTATTAGTCATATTTGAAAAATATGAATCAAAAACAACAGACATTCTTAAGACTTTTGGAGGATCTCCCATGTTTTTTTATGTTTTACACCTTTATGTATTATTAGCGTTATACAATATACTTTTAGTCATTTTTGGAAAAAATAAAGGCAACTATTTTGGAGTTGATAACTTATGGCTTGTTTGGCTCATTGCTGTAATATTAAGTTTTTTAATGTACTTGCCTGTAAAAAAGTTTGGTGAATACAAACGAAAAAGTAAATCAAAATGGATTAAATACTTTTAA
- a CDS encoding type 1 periplasmic binding fold superfamily protein, protein MKDLKSIKTIKILALLLISSLTIVSCSSDDDGDHHDHDHDHDHEEELITTVNYTLTDGTNTVTLTFQDLDGEGGTDGVTTVSGSLAANTMYSGTIELLNETEDPAEDITVEVEEEGDAHEFFITSTISDIVVTKTDTDENGNPIGIISTLETGAVGTGSLTIVLKHEPTKPNNGTATGAGGSTDVQVTFPIDVE, encoded by the coding sequence ATGAAAGATTTAAAATCTATAAAAACAATTAAAATATTAGCTTTACTTTTAATTTCAAGTTTAACTATAGTAAGTTGCTCGAGTGATGATGATGGAGATCATCATGACCATGATCACGACCATGATCATGAAGAAGAACTAATAACAACTGTAAATTATACTTTAACAGATGGTACAAATACTGTTACATTAACATTTCAAGACTTAGACGGCGAAGGTGGTACCGATGGTGTAACTACTGTTTCAGGATCGTTGGCGGCTAATACAATGTACTCTGGGACTATTGAATTATTGAACGAAACTGAAGATCCTGCAGAAGATATTACAGTAGAAGTTGAAGAAGAAGGTGACGCGCACGAGTTTTTTATTACTTCAACAATAAGTGATATTGTAGTAACAAAAACGGATACTGATGAAAACGGAAACCCTATAGGGATAATATCTACATTAGAAACAGGTGCAGTAGGAACAGGTAGTTTAACTATTGTGTTAAAGCATGAGCCAACTAAACCAAACAATGGTACTGCTACAGGTGCAGGAGGAAGTACAGATGTTCAAGTAACATTCCCTATAGATGTAGAGTAA